A DNA window from Candidatus Binataceae bacterium contains the following coding sequences:
- the hypD gene encoding hydrogenase formation protein HypD — MKYLDEYRNSSVASNLVRRIAAEVTRPWVLMEVCGGQTHSIVRYGIDRMIPGAIELVHGPGCPVCVTSLEMIDKAHSIASRPGVIFTSFGDMLRVPGSRGDLLTLRSRGADVRVVYSPLDAVRVAQENPDQKVVFFGIGFETTAPANAMAIFHAKRQGVKNFSMLVSHVLVPPAIAAILQAPGNRVQGFLGPGHVCAVMGYREYESVCERYRVPIVISGFEPVDLLEGILMTVRQLEAGRAEVENQYSRAVSRIGNLPAQNLISEVFEVADRQWRGVGSIPDSGYKISHEYRDHDAEKIFDVDAIETRESSTCISGLILRGLKKPLDCSAFGKQCTPQNPLGATMVSAEGACAAYYQYGRYLDPRSNAPSRPVATTPRETGR; from the coding sequence ATCTGGACGAGTATCGCAACAGTTCGGTCGCTTCGAACCTGGTCCGAAGAATCGCCGCTGAAGTCACACGACCGTGGGTCTTGATGGAAGTATGCGGCGGCCAGACGCATTCAATCGTCCGCTATGGAATCGATCGCATGATTCCCGGCGCAATCGAATTGGTGCACGGTCCAGGCTGCCCGGTCTGCGTCACCTCACTTGAAATGATCGACAAGGCTCACTCGATTGCGAGCCGGCCCGGCGTGATTTTTACCTCCTTCGGTGACATGCTGCGTGTTCCCGGCAGCCGCGGCGACCTGCTGACGCTAAGGAGCCGCGGCGCCGATGTTCGCGTAGTCTATTCACCTCTCGATGCGGTCCGTGTCGCACAGGAAAATCCCGACCAAAAGGTGGTCTTCTTCGGGATCGGATTCGAAACCACTGCGCCGGCGAATGCGATGGCGATATTTCATGCCAAACGGCAGGGCGTAAAAAACTTCTCGATGCTGGTTTCGCATGTGCTGGTGCCGCCAGCGATCGCGGCCATACTGCAGGCGCCCGGAAATCGCGTGCAGGGATTTCTCGGGCCGGGACACGTCTGCGCCGTGATGGGTTATCGCGAATACGAGTCGGTATGCGAGCGCTATCGCGTGCCGATTGTTATCAGCGGGTTCGAGCCGGTCGACTTGCTCGAAGGGATTCTGATGACTGTGCGTCAGCTCGAGGCCGGCCGTGCCGAAGTCGAAAATCAATATTCGCGTGCGGTCAGCAGGATTGGCAATCTGCCCGCGCAAAATCTGATCTCCGAAGTATTCGAGGTCGCCGACCGTCAATGGCGCGGCGTCGGGTCGATTCCTGACTCCGGCTACAAGATCAGCCATGAATACCGCGACCATGACGCAGAGAAAATTTTCGACGTCGATGCGATCGAGACACGCGAATCTTCGACGTGTATCAGTGGGCTGATCCTGCGCGGACTAAAGAAGCCCCTTGATTGTTCGGCGTTCGGAAAGCAGTGCACTCCGCAAAATCCCCTGGGCGCAACGATGGTTTCTGCGGAAGGCGCGTGCGCCGCCTACTACCAATACGGCAGATACCTCGACCCGAGGTCCAATGCACCGTCACGCCCCGTTGCGACCACTCCGCGCGAGACTGGACGATAA
- the hypE gene encoding hydrogenase expression/formation protein HypE, with the protein MSSNGSSPFGECPLPGADTEQITLGHGSGGKLTSQLIERIILPAFRNPALEALDDQAIVSLDGARLAFTTDSYVITPIFFPGGDIGELAVNGTINDLAMGGAQPQVLSLAFILEEGLPISDLKRVVDSARRAAERADVRIVTGDTKVVGRGSGDKVFINTSGIGVVPAGVNLSSRNVRPGDAILLSGPIGDHGVAIMSTRQGLEFEGELMSDTAALHDLAATMLAASHDIHAMRDPTRGGLAASVAEFAARQHVGIEIDERSIPIHDTVRGACEILGLDPLLVANEGKLIAFVPEQFADKVVGAMRRHPLGPEACRIGSVTAEHPGFVILRTPIGGDRVLDLPFGEALPRIC; encoded by the coding sequence ATGTCATCTAACGGTAGCAGCCCTTTCGGGGAATGCCCGCTGCCTGGTGCCGATACCGAGCAGATTACGCTCGGCCACGGGAGCGGCGGAAAACTCACCTCGCAGCTTATCGAGAGGATCATCCTGCCGGCCTTTCGCAATCCGGCTCTCGAAGCGCTCGACGATCAAGCGATCGTGTCGCTCGACGGCGCGCGCCTTGCCTTTACGACTGACTCCTATGTGATCACTCCGATCTTCTTCCCAGGCGGCGACATTGGCGAGCTGGCGGTCAACGGCACGATCAATGACCTGGCGATGGGCGGTGCGCAGCCGCAGGTGCTGTCTCTCGCGTTCATCCTCGAGGAAGGACTGCCAATCTCGGATCTCAAGCGCGTCGTTGATTCGGCGCGACGAGCCGCAGAGCGCGCAGATGTTCGGATAGTGACTGGCGATACCAAGGTTGTTGGCAGAGGCAGCGGCGACAAGGTCTTTATCAACACTTCCGGAATCGGCGTGGTGCCCGCCGGTGTCAATCTGTCATCGCGCAATGTGCGGCCAGGCGATGCGATTCTGCTTTCGGGTCCAATCGGCGATCACGGGGTCGCGATCATGTCGACCCGTCAGGGGCTGGAGTTCGAAGGCGAACTGATGAGCGATACCGCGGCGCTTCATGATCTGGCGGCCACGATGCTGGCAGCCTCGCACGACATTCATGCGATGCGAGATCCCACTCGCGGCGGACTCGCAGCGAGCGTAGCGGAGTTCGCCGCGCGTCAACATGTCGGGATTGAGATCGACGAGAGATCGATCCCAATTCACGATACTGTGCGCGGCGCCTGCGAAATTCTCGGTCTCGATCCGCTGCTGGTCGCAAACGAGGGCAAGCTCATAGCTTTTGTTCCGGAGCAATTCGCCGACAAAGTGGTTGGTGCCATGCGGCGGCATCCGCTGGGACCCGAGGCATGCCGGATTGGAAGCGTCACGGCTGAGCATCCCGGGTTTGTGATTCTTCGCACTCCAATCGGAGGTGATCGCGTGCTCGATCTTCCGTTCGGAGAAGCTTTGCCGCGAATCTGCTGA